A region of Chiloscyllium plagiosum isolate BGI_BamShark_2017 chromosome 37, ASM401019v2, whole genome shotgun sequence DNA encodes the following proteins:
- the LOC122541341 gene encoding interferon-induced very large GTPase 1-like isoform X2: protein MNEDPEGESIKSRGTAGENADDAKTEDAMSPNKITASVTSDNTEMEGNKENVEEHGDNQPEMEVMSLNKITASVTSDNTEMEGNNENVEEHGDNQPEMEGSLPKEPTVRASDVFGAEGEVNPPELQKHEQSDVSLTDSELGSGSRKARPGEHPQRQSSFPEADTSAESDPPSSSAPPETGAKQSRVEDFLTELGLKTPESEKLSLSNVLNLSAKVLQNKVPRLPRDIPNYFLWNLMIVNSKSRNFKYSLAEEGQVGKRETGDLEFLQPEEIPANSYHPLDIMMAIFLRADTFLQQELMLKMSLCQFALPLLLPDGKEGCTFLLWALRSVVKKWRPLSLQASAGFKEANMVTERVPTFSFLRLGTCSISKSKILNDALSTVEQHHDFFVHSGMECGNVPRKISDGLAELCWYLPSGSADLDLFPEPMAIFNLRGDGRTFRGQAQFLAKASSALFVFVDNVDGGVSSYLSSLVESAQNLFVILSRKDLTDETRSQVRELISSSVVRKECVLVLGKKNDAEFARLLRTVLKEIVPSGNHQVEELPTPPSQTTGKRLEDMAAIARRVGVKVDEDEEQCSLGRSKSEGILRSIKTEGIESFKKARMTFQGDTWQKISQLEKEECRLKKRGQMSVNQYINQLRKSHKVLCNAQRREGLSADVKVFIEALTGWEGGKRKHFLQWMKFGLDSSSRETLSVLRERYKALYESSQEGTTEERETLAEVWRQLQRLDRQITASSLGLEHFMREIGLIYERFTEKDDVGKEEMSVVYRLPSAAADLMLDGFPLELIDGDVSNIPLRWVTAVLKAVEAKIGRETRVFVLTVLGVQSTGKSTLLNTMFGLQFAVSSGRCTRGAFMQLIPVTGQLGAELGCGYVMVIDTEGLKAPELSGVDESHEHDNELATLAIGLSDVTLVNLAMENSAEMKDVLQIAVHAFIRMKEVGKRPACYFVHQNVSDVSAHDQNIRGRKRLLEQLDTMTWAAAKMEKQERRFTKFADVLEYDAKLNNWYIPGLWHGNPPMAAVNTGYSQKVFELRRTLFKCFSSQPPKKHKLSTVSEFVTWTQALWKAVKYENFIFSFRNSLVAEAYKELSIKYTDLEWQLRKDIHTFVEMAENKIANAKDDPERVAGLLKRDQEQLLEKSKQRALQELEDYFCNSNNAHLIEKYRADFVSSIDSVIIERTMYADIKSNEAVQRWRNLQKMNEIKASYQSQIEGQVNKLLQKCRQEKRSMDDDELRKEFEVMWEKTLSTLQRGPNVVSDVVSDMETKLIQNMPAHSHLINETLAGKDWFQTEFGAFRIGKDHIDRKTVDDSPQAFAFVRLLRGIFPKKCNISQRAEEWAMWWLEECSEFVGDMVQRRQDYDSTYFQELLRTVDEKIRKHNDEEFSFTVRFKVDFSIHVCGVASGKFEAMQDKFRKRSDALELLNKEKMNYYNSFRNIYQEKDQTKQRAELFCKSCLEPALMNAVIKKLGPEIVDRMRYYGKGGKFKFRKNFQVALMLHLKEEDNFDNYHRFIQRTVSYEKTWLRRQVTELCAATSGEQPLLCSLALDILKTFIKLIKAAIKNVTSQAKEVAVSRVIQMLKEKLGSEIQIPDIQLAAITFGDAKINVEHFTQEVTSFICEVEDCLVRQINGWANDVDATIKTLPVDPTKELYVMLSGCGTRCPFCGVLCDCTNAKHSQHSVEYHRPQGLTGYHSSKSRKLVTENCTTLVASDTKFRNQDTKGEFWPYKDYRNLGTKYSCWNIIADTTIKTSAFWKWVFHTYNQQFAQKYTVLPADPISGWNLSWGEIREDIENSYNVRIDEFY, encoded by the exons CAATGTCACCGAACAAAATCACAGCCTCAGTGACCTCTGACAACACAGAGATGGAGGGAAACAAAGAAAACGTCGAGGAACATGGAGATAACCAGCCAGAAATGGAAG TGATGTCACTGAATAAAATCACAGCCTCAGTGACCTCTGACAACACAGAGATGGAGGGAAACAATGAAAACGTCGAGGAACATGGAGATAACCAGCCAGAAATGGAAG GTTCACTTCCAAAGGAGCCTACTGTGAGGGCGTCTGACGTCTTCGGTGCTGAAGGGGAGGTAAATCCGCCAGAGCTCCAAAAACACGAGCAATCAGACGTTTCTCTCACAGACTCTGAGCTTGGGTCAGGCTCACGTAAAGCCCGGCCAGGCGAGCATCCCCAACGCCAGTCCAGTTTTCCAGAGGCGGACACCTCAGCAGAATCGGACCCTCCTTCAAGTAGCGCCCCTCCCGAAACGGGTGCCAAGCAATCCCGTGTTGAAGACTTCCTGACGGAGTTGGGGCTGAAAACACCGGAGAGTGAGAAGCTGTCCCTGAGCAACGTGCTCAACCTAAGCGCAAAGGTGCTTCAGAATAAGGTGCCAAGACTGCCTCGGGATATCCCAAACTACTTCCTGTGGAATTTGATGATAGTCAATTCCAAATCGAGAAATTTCAAGTACTCCTTGGCCGAGGAAGGTCAAGTGGGGAAACGGGAGACAGGGGACTTGGAGTTCCTCCAACCGGAGGAGATCCCTGCTAATTCGTACCATCCCTTGGATATCATGATGGCTATTTTCCTGCGTGCTGACACATTTCTCCAGCAGGAACTGATGCTGAAGATGTCCCTGTGTCAGTTTGCTTTGCCGCTATTGCTTCCTGACGGTAAAGAGGGCTGCACCTTCCTGCTGTGGGCCCTGCGCTCCGTTGTGAAGAAGTGGCGCCCGCTCTCTCTCCAGGCGAGCGCAGGCTTCAAGGAAGCCAACATGGTGACCGAGAGGGTGCCGACGTTTTCCTTCCTGCGCCTGGGCACCTGCTCCATCTCCAAGTCCAAGATCCTGAACGATGCCCTCAGCACCGTGGAGCAACACCACGACTTCTTCGTCCACTCCGGCATGGAGTGTGGGAATGTACCGCGGAAGATCTCCGACGGCCTGGCAGAGCTGTGCTGGTACCTGCCCAGTGGGAGCGCGGATCTGGACCTCTTCCCGGAACCGATGGCCATATTCAACCTCCGAGGCGACGGCAGAACATTCCGCGGGCAGGCCCAGTTCCTGGCGAAGGCTTCGTCTGCCCTCTTCGTCTTCGTCGACAACGTAGATGGAGGGGTCAGCAGCTACCTCAGCTCCTTGGTGGAGTCCGCGCAGAACCTCTTTGTAATTCTGTCCCGCAAGGATCTGACCGACGAAACAAGAAGTCAGGTGAGGGAGTTGATCTCTTCGTCGGTTGTGAGGAAGGAGTGCGTTTTAGTTCTGGGCAAGAAGAACGATGCGGAGTTTGCGCGATTGCTTCGGACCGTGCTGAAGGAAATAGTTCCAAGCGGGAATCACCAGGTCGAAGAACTCCCAACTCCTCCATCCCAGACCACCGGAAAGAGACTCGAGGACATGGCAGCGATCGCCAGGAGAGTTGGGGTCAAAGTGGACGAGGACGAAGAGCAATGTTCGCTCGGCCGAAGTAAGTCGGAAGGGATTCTCCGCTCCATCAAAACTGAGGGAATCGAGAGCTTCAAGAAGGCGAGGATGACTTTCCAAGGGGATACCTGGCAGAAGATCTCCCAACTGGAAAAGGAGGAATGTCGCCTGAAGAAACGAGGGCAAATGTCCGTCAATCAGTACATCAACCAGCTCAGAAAGAGCCACAAGGTTCTGTGCAATGCGCAACGGAGGGAAGGCCTGTCGGCTGACGTGAAGGTGTTCATCGAAGCCCTGACCGGCTGGGAGGGGGGTAAGAGGAAGCATTTCCTGCAGTGGATGAAATTCGGGCTGGATTCCAGCTCAAGAGAAACCCTCTCCGTCTTGCGAGAAAGGTACAAAGCCCTGTACGAGAGCTCTCAGGAGGGCACGACGGAGGAGCGGGAAACCCTAGCAGAAGTGTGGAGGCAGCTGCAAAGGCTGGACCGGCAGATAACCGCCAGCTCCCTGGGCCTGGAGCATTTCATGCGGGAAATTGGACTGATCTACGAACGTTTCACCGAGAAGGACGATGTGGGTAAGGAAGAGATGAGTGTGGTGTACCGGTTACCCAGTGCCGCCGCCGACCTGATGTTGGACGGCTTCCCTCTGGAGCTCATCGACGGAGACGTTTCCAACATCCCTCTGCGGTGGGTGACGGCCGTGCTGAAGGCGGTCGAAGCCAAGATTGGCAGAGAGACCCGGGTGTTTGTGCTGACGGTGCTGGGCGTGCAGAGCACCGGCAAGTCCACCCTCCTCAACACCATGTTCGGCCTGCAGTTCGCCGTGAGCAGTGGGCGGTGCACCAGAGGTGCCTTCATGCAGCTCATCCCGGTCACCGGGCAGCTGGGGGCAGAGCTGGGCTGCGGCTATGTCATGGTGATCGACACAGAGGGGCTGAAGGCCCCAGAGCTCTCTGGCGTCGACGAGAGCCACGAACACGACAACGAGCTCGCCACCCTGGCCATCGGCCTGAGCGACGTCACCCTGGTCAACCTGGCCATGGAGAACTCCGCCGAGATGAAGGACGTGCTGCAGATCGCCGTGCACGCCTTCATCCGCATGAAGGAGGTGGGCAAGAGGCCGGCCTGCTACTTCGTCCACCAGAACGTCAGCGACGTGTCTGCCCATGACCAGAACATAAGGGGCCGCAAGCGCCTGCTGGAGCAGCTTGACACCATGACGTGGGCGGCGGCGAAAATGGAAAAGCAGGAGCGTCGCTTCACCAAGTTCGCCGACGTGCTGGAGTACGACGCAAAATTGAACAACTGGTACATACCGGGCCTGTGGCACGGCAACCCACCCATGGCCGCCGTCAACACTGGCTACAGTCAGAAGGTGTTCGAGCTGAGAAGAACGCTTTTCAAATGCTTCTCGAGCCAGCCGCCAAAGAAACACAAGCTCTCCACCGTCTCCGAGTTTGTTACCTGGACTCAGGCCCTGTGGAAAGCCGTGAAGTACGAGAATTTCATTTTCAGCTTCAGGAACAGCCTGGTGGCCGAGGCCTACAAAGAGCTCTCCATCAAGTACACCGACCTGGAGTGGCAACTGAGGAAAGACATACACACCTTCGTCGAGATGGCGGAGAACAAAATCGCCAATGCCAAAGACGATCCGGAAAGGGTCGCCGGTCTCTTGAAAAGGGACCAGGAGCAACTTCTGGAGAAAAGCAAACAGAGAGCCCTCCAGGAGCTGGAAGATTATTTCTGTAACAGCAATAATGCGCACCTTATCGAAAAATACAGGGCCGATTTTGTCTCCAGCATCGACTCGGTCATCATTGAGCGCACGATGTATGCAGACATCAAAAGCAATGAGGCCGTCCAGAGGTGGAGAAATTTACAGAAGATGAATGAAATTAAGGCCAGTTATCAAAGCCAGATTGAAGGGCAGGTCAACAAGCTTTTGCAGAAGTGCAGACAGGAGAAAAGGAGCATGGACGATGATGAGCTTCGGAAAGAGTTTGAGGTTATGTGGGAGAAAACACTTTCAACGTTACAACGTGGACCGAATGTTGTGAGTGACGTTGTGAGTGACATGGAGACTAAACTGATTCAGAACATGCCAGCGCACAGCCATTTAATTAACGAGACGCTTGCTGGCAAAGACTGGTTCCAAACGGAGTTTGGAGCATTCCGAATTGGCAAAGATCACATCGACAGAAAAACAGTGGACGACAGTCCTCAGGCTTTTGCTTTCGTCAGGCTTCTCCGCGGCATTTTTCCcaaaaaatgcaacatctcacagcGGGCGGAGGAGTGGGCGATGTGGTGGTTGGAAGAATGCAGTGAGTTTGTGGGGGATATGGTGCAGAGACGTCAGGACTATGATTCCACCTACTTCCAAGAACTTTTGAGAACAGTGGATGAGAAGATTCGGAAGCACAATGACGAGGAATTCAGCTTCACCGTGAGGTTCAAAGTGGATTTCAGCATCCACGTGTGCGGTGTGGCCTCTGGGAAATTCGAAGCAATGCAGGACAAGTTCAGGAAGAGGAGCGACGCCTTAGAGCTGTTGAACAAGGAGAAAATGAATTACTACAACAGCTTTAGGAACATCTACCAGGAAAAGGACCAGACCAAACAGAGGGCAGAGTTATTCTGCAAATCTTGCTTGGAACCAGCTTTGATGAATGCTGTCATCAAGAAGCTAGGGCCAGAGATTGTGGACCGTATGAGATACTACGGGAAAGGGGGGAAATTCAAATTTCGGAAAAACTTCCAAGTGGCTCTTATGCTGCATTTGAAAGAAGAGGACAATTTTGACAATTACCACCGGTTCATCCAACGCACGGTGTCATATGAGAAGACGTGGTTGAGAAGGCAAGTCACAGAGCTCTGTGCAGCCACAAGTGGAGAACAGCCCCTGCTGTGCTCTCTTGCCCTGGACATTCTGAAAACATTCATCAAACTAATCAAAGCAGCTATCAAGAATGTAACATCCCAGGCTAAAGAGGTTGCAGTGTCCCGTGTTATCCAGATGCTTAAGGAAAAACTTGGATCAGAGATTCAGATACCGGACATCCAGTTAGCAGCCATTACCTTCGGAGATGCAAAGATTAACGTTGAGCATTTCACCCAAGAGGTCACCAGCTTCATCTGTGAAGTAGAAGACTGCCTGGTACGGCAGATTAACGGTTGGGCAAATGACGTTGATGCAACCATTAAAACATTGCCCGTAGACCCGACCAAGGAGCTGTACGTAATGTTATCCGGCTGCGGGACAAGGTGCCCCTTTTGTGGCGTTCTGTGTGACTGCACAAATGCTAAACACTCTCAGCACAGTGTTGAATATCACCGCCCTCAGGGCCTCACTGGATACCACTCGAGTAAAAGTAGGAAACTAGTAACAGAGAATTGTACCACACTAGTCGCGAGTGATACCAAGTTCAGAAACCAAGACACGAAAGGAGAATTTTGGCCCTACAAAGACTACAGGAATCTCGGCACAAAGTACAGTTGCTGGAACATCATTGCCGATACGACCATCAAAACGTCTGCCTTCTGGAAGTGGGTCTTCCACACCTACAACCAACAATTCGCTCAGAAATACACAGTGCTCCCGGCAGACCCTATCAGTGGCTGGAATTTATCCTGGGGTGAGATTAGAGAAGACATTGAAAATAGTTACAATGTCAGGATCGATGAATTTTATTAG
- the LOC122541341 gene encoding interferon-induced very large GTPase 1-like isoform X1 gives MNEDPEGESIKSRGTAGENADDAKTEDAMSPNKITASVTSDNTEMEGNKENVEEHGDNQPEMEATSPSKRTASVTPDNTETEGNNENVEEHGDNQPEMEVMSLNKITASVTSDNTEMEGNNENVEEHGDNQPEMEGSLPKEPTVRASDVFGAEGEVNPPELQKHEQSDVSLTDSELGSGSRKARPGEHPQRQSSFPEADTSAESDPPSSSAPPETGAKQSRVEDFLTELGLKTPESEKLSLSNVLNLSAKVLQNKVPRLPRDIPNYFLWNLMIVNSKSRNFKYSLAEEGQVGKRETGDLEFLQPEEIPANSYHPLDIMMAIFLRADTFLQQELMLKMSLCQFALPLLLPDGKEGCTFLLWALRSVVKKWRPLSLQASAGFKEANMVTERVPTFSFLRLGTCSISKSKILNDALSTVEQHHDFFVHSGMECGNVPRKISDGLAELCWYLPSGSADLDLFPEPMAIFNLRGDGRTFRGQAQFLAKASSALFVFVDNVDGGVSSYLSSLVESAQNLFVILSRKDLTDETRSQVRELISSSVVRKECVLVLGKKNDAEFARLLRTVLKEIVPSGNHQVEELPTPPSQTTGKRLEDMAAIARRVGVKVDEDEEQCSLGRSKSEGILRSIKTEGIESFKKARMTFQGDTWQKISQLEKEECRLKKRGQMSVNQYINQLRKSHKVLCNAQRREGLSADVKVFIEALTGWEGGKRKHFLQWMKFGLDSSSRETLSVLRERYKALYESSQEGTTEERETLAEVWRQLQRLDRQITASSLGLEHFMREIGLIYERFTEKDDVGKEEMSVVYRLPSAAADLMLDGFPLELIDGDVSNIPLRWVTAVLKAVEAKIGRETRVFVLTVLGVQSTGKSTLLNTMFGLQFAVSSGRCTRGAFMQLIPVTGQLGAELGCGYVMVIDTEGLKAPELSGVDESHEHDNELATLAIGLSDVTLVNLAMENSAEMKDVLQIAVHAFIRMKEVGKRPACYFVHQNVSDVSAHDQNIRGRKRLLEQLDTMTWAAAKMEKQERRFTKFADVLEYDAKLNNWYIPGLWHGNPPMAAVNTGYSQKVFELRRTLFKCFSSQPPKKHKLSTVSEFVTWTQALWKAVKYENFIFSFRNSLVAEAYKELSIKYTDLEWQLRKDIHTFVEMAENKIANAKDDPERVAGLLKRDQEQLLEKSKQRALQELEDYFCNSNNAHLIEKYRADFVSSIDSVIIERTMYADIKSNEAVQRWRNLQKMNEIKASYQSQIEGQVNKLLQKCRQEKRSMDDDELRKEFEVMWEKTLSTLQRGPNVVSDVVSDMETKLIQNMPAHSHLINETLAGKDWFQTEFGAFRIGKDHIDRKTVDDSPQAFAFVRLLRGIFPKKCNISQRAEEWAMWWLEECSEFVGDMVQRRQDYDSTYFQELLRTVDEKIRKHNDEEFSFTVRFKVDFSIHVCGVASGKFEAMQDKFRKRSDALELLNKEKMNYYNSFRNIYQEKDQTKQRAELFCKSCLEPALMNAVIKKLGPEIVDRMRYYGKGGKFKFRKNFQVALMLHLKEEDNFDNYHRFIQRTVSYEKTWLRRQVTELCAATSGEQPLLCSLALDILKTFIKLIKAAIKNVTSQAKEVAVSRVIQMLKEKLGSEIQIPDIQLAAITFGDAKINVEHFTQEVTSFICEVEDCLVRQINGWANDVDATIKTLPVDPTKELYVMLSGCGTRCPFCGVLCDCTNAKHSQHSVEYHRPQGLTGYHSSKSRKLVTENCTTLVASDTKFRNQDTKGEFWPYKDYRNLGTKYSCWNIIADTTIKTSAFWKWVFHTYNQQFAQKYTVLPADPISGWNLSWGEIREDIENSYNVRIDEFY, from the exons CAATGTCACCGAACAAAATCACAGCCTCAGTGACCTCTGACAACACAGAGATGGAGGGAAACAAAGAAAACGTCGAGGAACATGGAGATAACCAGCCAGAAATGGAAG CAACGTCACCGAGCAAACGAACAGCCTCAGTGACCCCTGACAACACAGAGACGGAGGGAAACAATGAAAACGTCGAGGAACATGGAGATAACCAGCCAGAAATGGAAG TGATGTCACTGAATAAAATCACAGCCTCAGTGACCTCTGACAACACAGAGATGGAGGGAAACAATGAAAACGTCGAGGAACATGGAGATAACCAGCCAGAAATGGAAG GTTCACTTCCAAAGGAGCCTACTGTGAGGGCGTCTGACGTCTTCGGTGCTGAAGGGGAGGTAAATCCGCCAGAGCTCCAAAAACACGAGCAATCAGACGTTTCTCTCACAGACTCTGAGCTTGGGTCAGGCTCACGTAAAGCCCGGCCAGGCGAGCATCCCCAACGCCAGTCCAGTTTTCCAGAGGCGGACACCTCAGCAGAATCGGACCCTCCTTCAAGTAGCGCCCCTCCCGAAACGGGTGCCAAGCAATCCCGTGTTGAAGACTTCCTGACGGAGTTGGGGCTGAAAACACCGGAGAGTGAGAAGCTGTCCCTGAGCAACGTGCTCAACCTAAGCGCAAAGGTGCTTCAGAATAAGGTGCCAAGACTGCCTCGGGATATCCCAAACTACTTCCTGTGGAATTTGATGATAGTCAATTCCAAATCGAGAAATTTCAAGTACTCCTTGGCCGAGGAAGGTCAAGTGGGGAAACGGGAGACAGGGGACTTGGAGTTCCTCCAACCGGAGGAGATCCCTGCTAATTCGTACCATCCCTTGGATATCATGATGGCTATTTTCCTGCGTGCTGACACATTTCTCCAGCAGGAACTGATGCTGAAGATGTCCCTGTGTCAGTTTGCTTTGCCGCTATTGCTTCCTGACGGTAAAGAGGGCTGCACCTTCCTGCTGTGGGCCCTGCGCTCCGTTGTGAAGAAGTGGCGCCCGCTCTCTCTCCAGGCGAGCGCAGGCTTCAAGGAAGCCAACATGGTGACCGAGAGGGTGCCGACGTTTTCCTTCCTGCGCCTGGGCACCTGCTCCATCTCCAAGTCCAAGATCCTGAACGATGCCCTCAGCACCGTGGAGCAACACCACGACTTCTTCGTCCACTCCGGCATGGAGTGTGGGAATGTACCGCGGAAGATCTCCGACGGCCTGGCAGAGCTGTGCTGGTACCTGCCCAGTGGGAGCGCGGATCTGGACCTCTTCCCGGAACCGATGGCCATATTCAACCTCCGAGGCGACGGCAGAACATTCCGCGGGCAGGCCCAGTTCCTGGCGAAGGCTTCGTCTGCCCTCTTCGTCTTCGTCGACAACGTAGATGGAGGGGTCAGCAGCTACCTCAGCTCCTTGGTGGAGTCCGCGCAGAACCTCTTTGTAATTCTGTCCCGCAAGGATCTGACCGACGAAACAAGAAGTCAGGTGAGGGAGTTGATCTCTTCGTCGGTTGTGAGGAAGGAGTGCGTTTTAGTTCTGGGCAAGAAGAACGATGCGGAGTTTGCGCGATTGCTTCGGACCGTGCTGAAGGAAATAGTTCCAAGCGGGAATCACCAGGTCGAAGAACTCCCAACTCCTCCATCCCAGACCACCGGAAAGAGACTCGAGGACATGGCAGCGATCGCCAGGAGAGTTGGGGTCAAAGTGGACGAGGACGAAGAGCAATGTTCGCTCGGCCGAAGTAAGTCGGAAGGGATTCTCCGCTCCATCAAAACTGAGGGAATCGAGAGCTTCAAGAAGGCGAGGATGACTTTCCAAGGGGATACCTGGCAGAAGATCTCCCAACTGGAAAAGGAGGAATGTCGCCTGAAGAAACGAGGGCAAATGTCCGTCAATCAGTACATCAACCAGCTCAGAAAGAGCCACAAGGTTCTGTGCAATGCGCAACGGAGGGAAGGCCTGTCGGCTGACGTGAAGGTGTTCATCGAAGCCCTGACCGGCTGGGAGGGGGGTAAGAGGAAGCATTTCCTGCAGTGGATGAAATTCGGGCTGGATTCCAGCTCAAGAGAAACCCTCTCCGTCTTGCGAGAAAGGTACAAAGCCCTGTACGAGAGCTCTCAGGAGGGCACGACGGAGGAGCGGGAAACCCTAGCAGAAGTGTGGAGGCAGCTGCAAAGGCTGGACCGGCAGATAACCGCCAGCTCCCTGGGCCTGGAGCATTTCATGCGGGAAATTGGACTGATCTACGAACGTTTCACCGAGAAGGACGATGTGGGTAAGGAAGAGATGAGTGTGGTGTACCGGTTACCCAGTGCCGCCGCCGACCTGATGTTGGACGGCTTCCCTCTGGAGCTCATCGACGGAGACGTTTCCAACATCCCTCTGCGGTGGGTGACGGCCGTGCTGAAGGCGGTCGAAGCCAAGATTGGCAGAGAGACCCGGGTGTTTGTGCTGACGGTGCTGGGCGTGCAGAGCACCGGCAAGTCCACCCTCCTCAACACCATGTTCGGCCTGCAGTTCGCCGTGAGCAGTGGGCGGTGCACCAGAGGTGCCTTCATGCAGCTCATCCCGGTCACCGGGCAGCTGGGGGCAGAGCTGGGCTGCGGCTATGTCATGGTGATCGACACAGAGGGGCTGAAGGCCCCAGAGCTCTCTGGCGTCGACGAGAGCCACGAACACGACAACGAGCTCGCCACCCTGGCCATCGGCCTGAGCGACGTCACCCTGGTCAACCTGGCCATGGAGAACTCCGCCGAGATGAAGGACGTGCTGCAGATCGCCGTGCACGCCTTCATCCGCATGAAGGAGGTGGGCAAGAGGCCGGCCTGCTACTTCGTCCACCAGAACGTCAGCGACGTGTCTGCCCATGACCAGAACATAAGGGGCCGCAAGCGCCTGCTGGAGCAGCTTGACACCATGACGTGGGCGGCGGCGAAAATGGAAAAGCAGGAGCGTCGCTTCACCAAGTTCGCCGACGTGCTGGAGTACGACGCAAAATTGAACAACTGGTACATACCGGGCCTGTGGCACGGCAACCCACCCATGGCCGCCGTCAACACTGGCTACAGTCAGAAGGTGTTCGAGCTGAGAAGAACGCTTTTCAAATGCTTCTCGAGCCAGCCGCCAAAGAAACACAAGCTCTCCACCGTCTCCGAGTTTGTTACCTGGACTCAGGCCCTGTGGAAAGCCGTGAAGTACGAGAATTTCATTTTCAGCTTCAGGAACAGCCTGGTGGCCGAGGCCTACAAAGAGCTCTCCATCAAGTACACCGACCTGGAGTGGCAACTGAGGAAAGACATACACACCTTCGTCGAGATGGCGGAGAACAAAATCGCCAATGCCAAAGACGATCCGGAAAGGGTCGCCGGTCTCTTGAAAAGGGACCAGGAGCAACTTCTGGAGAAAAGCAAACAGAGAGCCCTCCAGGAGCTGGAAGATTATTTCTGTAACAGCAATAATGCGCACCTTATCGAAAAATACAGGGCCGATTTTGTCTCCAGCATCGACTCGGTCATCATTGAGCGCACGATGTATGCAGACATCAAAAGCAATGAGGCCGTCCAGAGGTGGAGAAATTTACAGAAGATGAATGAAATTAAGGCCAGTTATCAAAGCCAGATTGAAGGGCAGGTCAACAAGCTTTTGCAGAAGTGCAGACAGGAGAAAAGGAGCATGGACGATGATGAGCTTCGGAAAGAGTTTGAGGTTATGTGGGAGAAAACACTTTCAACGTTACAACGTGGACCGAATGTTGTGAGTGACGTTGTGAGTGACATGGAGACTAAACTGATTCAGAACATGCCAGCGCACAGCCATTTAATTAACGAGACGCTTGCTGGCAAAGACTGGTTCCAAACGGAGTTTGGAGCATTCCGAATTGGCAAAGATCACATCGACAGAAAAACAGTGGACGACAGTCCTCAGGCTTTTGCTTTCGTCAGGCTTCTCCGCGGCATTTTTCCcaaaaaatgcaacatctcacagcGGGCGGAGGAGTGGGCGATGTGGTGGTTGGAAGAATGCAGTGAGTTTGTGGGGGATATGGTGCAGAGACGTCAGGACTATGATTCCACCTACTTCCAAGAACTTTTGAGAACAGTGGATGAGAAGATTCGGAAGCACAATGACGAGGAATTCAGCTTCACCGTGAGGTTCAAAGTGGATTTCAGCATCCACGTGTGCGGTGTGGCCTCTGGGAAATTCGAAGCAATGCAGGACAAGTTCAGGAAGAGGAGCGACGCCTTAGAGCTGTTGAACAAGGAGAAAATGAATTACTACAACAGCTTTAGGAACATCTACCAGGAAAAGGACCAGACCAAACAGAGGGCAGAGTTATTCTGCAAATCTTGCTTGGAACCAGCTTTGATGAATGCTGTCATCAAGAAGCTAGGGCCAGAGATTGTGGACCGTATGAGATACTACGGGAAAGGGGGGAAATTCAAATTTCGGAAAAACTTCCAAGTGGCTCTTATGCTGCATTTGAAAGAAGAGGACAATTTTGACAATTACCACCGGTTCATCCAACGCACGGTGTCATATGAGAAGACGTGGTTGAGAAGGCAAGTCACAGAGCTCTGTGCAGCCACAAGTGGAGAACAGCCCCTGCTGTGCTCTCTTGCCCTGGACATTCTGAAAACATTCATCAAACTAATCAAAGCAGCTATCAAGAATGTAACATCCCAGGCTAAAGAGGTTGCAGTGTCCCGTGTTATCCAGATGCTTAAGGAAAAACTTGGATCAGAGATTCAGATACCGGACATCCAGTTAGCAGCCATTACCTTCGGAGATGCAAAGATTAACGTTGAGCATTTCACCCAAGAGGTCACCAGCTTCATCTGTGAAGTAGAAGACTGCCTGGTACGGCAGATTAACGGTTGGGCAAATGACGTTGATGCAACCATTAAAACATTGCCCGTAGACCCGACCAAGGAGCTGTACGTAATGTTATCCGGCTGCGGGACAAGGTGCCCCTTTTGTGGCGTTCTGTGTGACTGCACAAATGCTAAACACTCTCAGCACAGTGTTGAATATCACCGCCCTCAGGGCCTCACTGGATACCACTCGAGTAAAAGTAGGAAACTAGTAACAGAGAATTGTACCACACTAGTCGCGAGTGATACCAAGTTCAGAAACCAAGACACGAAAGGAGAATTTTGGCCCTACAAAGACTACAGGAATCTCGGCACAAAGTACAGTTGCTGGAACATCATTGCCGATACGACCATCAAAACGTCTGCCTTCTGGAAGTGGGTCTTCCACACCTACAACCAACAATTCGCTCAGAAATACACAGTGCTCCCGGCAGACCCTATCAGTGGCTGGAATTTATCCTGGGGTGAGATTAGAGAAGACATTGAAAATAGTTACAATGTCAGGATCGATGAATTTTATTAG